From one Mytilus galloprovincialis chromosome 13, xbMytGall1.hap1.1, whole genome shotgun sequence genomic stretch:
- the LOC143056967 gene encoding NFX1-type zinc finger-containing protein 1-like encodes MERNKRPSEIFTRSYMMRNSINNSNDRPSFDYNDVDFDALSADPIREYEVNHDVIDIPNSTKEQSQLNNIRGSSGTTIRDIINQRKDAKRLSVFKRLGTNPHKSPSRQLEKFTQNIPINDCRITSNDIQDTDNTKQILESSSALETNKTNKMDTVTTIPDIINQRKDAKRISVFERLGKNPHKSPSQQLEKFTQNISINDCRITSNDIQDTDNTKPIHESSSAPETNKTNKMDTYVGNMDLKAETRLSGFEEIGSRKRSRSHSSESDRQKVIKISSNFVGVNIEKEGSSDVIQPLDSLKKCVQENAKDDNRQRDREFVIPEIRDKRDPVNTPNTENKLSTFAILPDLTEIESCGNCIVDSDYETEEGYLRRLFMVHRQDFIRPLSRGFMSLKHSVYEDPNCLEKGWRHDDIRVYKNITFLTRCCNEQNGLTWKIRFDITPYRRINWNTGKLLTFGSLVCFTNRNFSFLKYATVAERNANDLKKGIFEIRFTETNADVNESLKQPDVLLIESNAYFPSSLWPLRSLKSMHSEVFRKETALPFGKQLLLKTYIVEKDVPDYFKSSKFAKEKFEISCLNSKLHEYKIDISIEAHWPSAELLGLDDSQHSAIITSMKRKLALIQGPPGTGKTVVGLKIAELLLKNEHIWREQDNQGPMLLLSYTNHALDQFLLSISTLLRNTDAVDIVRLGSRSEVEILKEFNLTAKRKAYTYTKEEYSTRTGEIRIRTKREISCELNVLAFNAKSNLNAKIKEHEKLKKLRDEIQTGIVHQDWLHDVGNIITDMQYNALKHESSLITWLNVESITQVTIQKNFSNNINFEDDFDYGDDVEDWYDDLGGEYDEDGTATMEKPLLIHLDLNKLKMLISSSIVFSQEKTQTNQWFWDQYNENEKSFLIKKIEEKLSCTPSMSVEEACSVSDIWSINNPKRWQLYNYWIQQSLIPINKEIKDCEENYKRAQERFEEIQQIADIKILKKAKLVASTTSRAARDIELLKRVSPSIVLIEEAAEIPEHHVVACLTSSCQQLIMIGDHQQLRPSYNDYKTAQQHKINISLFERLIGGCVPYTRLEYQHRMSPMISKLLVPHIYRTLKDDLSVNEYEDVRGIHCNVFFLSHLEFEDQDHDELSRSHKNEFEASFICKLYRYLRMQGYSSSKITILTTYSDQVRHFYNMIRTEDRNSSRKDEVVNCPAFLSRGDEPSVRITTVDNFQGDENDIILLSLVRSNMENEIGYLSEANRVCVALSRAKKGLYVVGNFELLKLKSALWKNIVNDAEKEKCFGTELQLTCQNHKNTTYVSKPDDFDKVSDGGCEKPCKIKRQCGHICLRKCHVDDPDHEGICPNQCHRQVCEMGHRCIKPCHYPNSCEKCNAIVVKTIPKCQHRKRMPCHKDPQSASCDERCQAIISCGHRCQKQCTDSCNIEDDCKEFVKINARCGHEVTAPCYTKYDAPCKLSCKGILKCGHVCKGTHSECSQGRLHKPCEAKCARNLVCGHICKGYCNNRCPPCTQICDRKCIHGDRCKNRCGDSCIQCTKLCKWACKAECPNKFKCGKVCMKLCQRPRCNTLCNTILNCGIGHKCTGLLCEISKCVCKVCENLTEIPFGCEEDNAILIRLEDCTCVLEVNGLDQYISSVMNNTRAEIKSLKCPNCSTNISKSNRYSNELKVINKNVCEVFQTIRNIEEGTDLNEKQNDTRQKLTDYEFDLPHDIFTKLEEKVENARSADILNMISDQLTFYEEIHSLRHETVPFECRRLIKAWLDRLEKWVFLMRSRYAKQEHFEFYLEIRRLQLLLEIHKFKTEVYARDEGLELPDIIEKYLLKLESVEVVEEEELSKMRKETDEVSSKMIGRTLTDMRMIKPVMRNDFSGSGHWYKCKKGHYYSIGECDMPVKKIKCPQCGLAI; translated from the exons ATGGAAAGAAACAAAAGACCCTCCGAGATTTTCACTAGAAGCTACATGATGCGTAATTCCATTAACAATTCAAATGACAGACCAAGCTTTGATTATAATGATGTAGACTTTGATGCCTTATCTGCTGACCCAATACGGGAATATGAAGTGAATCATGACGTTATTGATATACCAAATTCGACCAAAGAACAGTCACAATTGAACAATATTCGTGGATCTTCAGGAACAACCATACGAGATATCATCAATCAACGAAAAGATGCCAAAAGATTATCTGTATTTAAGCGTTTAGGTACAAATCCACACAAATCGCCGAGTCGACAGCTTGAAAAGTTTACCCAAAATATACCTATAAATGATTGTCGGATAACTTCAAATGATATTCAGGATACTGATAATACTAAACAAATTCTTGAATCTAGCAGCGCACTTGAAACTAATAAAACTAACAAAATGGATACAGTAACAACCATACCAGATATAATCAATCAACGAAAAGATGCCAAAAGAATATCTGTATTTGAGCGTTTAGGTAAAAATCCACACAAATCGCCGAGTCAACAGCTTGAAAAGTTTACCCAAAATATATCGATAAATGATTGTCGGATAACTTCAAATGATATTCAGGATACTGATAATACTAAACCAATTCATGAGTCTAGCAGCGCACCTGAAACTAATAAGACTAACAAAATGGATACTTATGTCGGAAATATGGATTTAAAAGCAGAAACACGTTTGTCAGGATTTGAGGAAATTGGGTCAAGAAAACGCAGCCGATCTCATAGCTCCGAATCCGATCGgcaaaaagtaattaaaatatcAAGCAATTTTGTTGGTGTGAACATTGAAAAAGAAGGATCCTCCGATGTAATACAACCCTtagattctttaaaaaaatgtgttcagGAAAACGCCAAGGACGATAATCGACAACGAGACCGAGAGTTTGTAATACCAGAAATAAGAGATAAAAGGGATCCAGTGAATACGCCTAACACCGAGAATAAACTTTCAACATTTGCTATTTTGCCAGATCTTACTGAAATAGAGTCATGTGGAAATTGTATTGTTGATTCTGATTATGAAACAGAAGAAGGCTACTTACGAAGACTATTTATGGTTCATCGTCAAGATTTTATAAGGCCGCTGAGTAGAGGATTCATGTCTTTAAAACATAGTGTATATGAAGATCCTAATTGCCTTGAAAAAGGATGGCGACATGATGACATCCGTgtctataaaaatataacttttctTACACGATGTTGCAATGAACAAAACGGATTAACTTGGAAAATAAGATTTGATATCACTCCATATAGACGAATCAACTGGAACACCGGAAAGCTACTTACATTTGGATCTCTTGTCTGCTTTACAAATAGAAACTTTTCTTTTCTCAAGTATGCAACTGTAGCAGAGCGTAATGCTAATGATCTTAAAAAAGGTATTTTTGAAATTAGATTTACCGAAACTAATGCAGACGTGAATGAAAGTTTAAAACAACCTGATGTTCTTCTAATTGAAAGCAATGCTTACTTTCCGTCTTCCCTTTGGCCATTACGCTCTCTTAAAAGTATGCACAGTGAAGTATTTCGTAAGGAAACTGCTTTACCGTTTGGTAAACAATTATTACTCAAGACATACATCGTGGAAAAAGATGTACCAGATTATTTCAAGTCTTCTAAATTCGcaaaagaaaaatttgaaatcagcTGTTTGAATTCTAAACTACATGAATACAAGATAGACATTTCAATTGAGGCGCACTGGCCTAGTGCAGAGTTACTTGGTCTGGATGATTCTCAACACAGCGCAATCATAACATCAATGAAAAGAAAACTGGCATTAATACAGGGACCTCCTGGAACTGGGAAAACAGTAGTTGGACTCAAAATAGCAGAActgcttttaaaaaatgaacatatATGGCGTGAACAAGACAATCAAGGACCAATGCTTCTTCTAAGTTACACTAACCATGCGTTAGATCAATTTCTTCTGAGTATTTCTACACTCTTGCGTAATACCGACGCCGTTGATATTGTCCGATTGGGATCGAGGTCAGAAGTTGAAATATTAAAGGAATTTAACCTGACTGCTAAACGCAAAGCTTACACTTACACAAAAGAGGAGTACAGTACTCGCACAGGAGAAATTCGAATACGGACTAAAAGGGAAATATCATGCGAATTGAATGTATTGGCATTTAATgctaaatcaaatttaaatgcaaaaatCAAAGAGCATGAGAAGTTGAAAAAGCTACGAGATGAAATTCAAACAGGAATAGTTCATCAAGACTGGCTTCATGATGTAGGTAATATTATTACTGACATGCAGTACAATGCACTAAAACACGAGTCTTCCTTAATAACATGGTTAAATGTTGAATCAATAACACAAGTTACTATACAAAAAAACTTTAGCAACAATATTAACTTTGAAGATGATTTTGATTATGGCGATGATGTGGAAGATTGGTATGATGATCTAGGTGGAGAATATGACGAAGATGGAACAGCGACAATGGAAAAACCTCTCCTGATTCATTTAGActtaaataaactgaaaatgctTATTTCCTCAAGTATTGTATTTAGCCAAGAGAAAACGCAAACCAATCAATGGTTTTGGGATCAATACAATGAGAACGAAAAATCTTTTCTCATTAAGAAAATAGAAGAGAAACTCAGTTGTACACCATCAATGTCAGTTGAGGAAGCATGTTCGGTGTCGGATATTTGGTCCATCAATAATCCAAAAAGGTGGCAGTTGTATAACTACTGGATTCAACAGTCTCTCATTCCCATCAACAAAGAAATTAAAGATTGTGAAGAAAATTACAAAAGAGCACAAGAACGTTTTGAGGAGATTCAACAAATAGCTGATATTAAAATATTGAAGAAAGCAAAACTTGTAGCAAGTACAACAAGTAGAGCGGCAAGAGATATAGAATTACTCAAACGAGTTTCTCCAAGCATTGTTCTCATAGAGGAAGCAGCCGAAATCCCAGAACATCATGTGGTGGCATGTTTGACGTCTTCATGTCAGCAACTAATTATGATTGGCGACCACCAACAATTACGTCCGTCTTACAATGATTATAAAACTGCACAACagcataaaataaatatatcactTTTTGAAAGACTTATTGGTGGATGTGTTCCTTATACACGATTAGAATATCAACATCGAATGAGTCCAATGATATCAAAGCTTTTAGTGCCTCATATTTATCGCACTTTGAAAGACGACCTAAGTGTGAATGAATATGAAGATGTTAGAGGAATTCACTGCAATGTCTTCTTTTTGTCGCATTTGGAGTTTGAAGACCAGGATCACGACGAACTGTCAAGAAGTCACAAGAACGAGTTCGAAGCATCGTTCATTTGTAAATTGTATAGATATCTTAGAATGCAAGGATATTCATCTTCTAAAATAACTATACTGACAACATACTCAGATCAGGTTCGGCATTTTTATAACATGATCAGGACTGAAGATAGAAACAGTTCAAGAAAGGATGAGGTCGTTAATTGTCCAGCATTTCTAAGTCGGGGAGACGAACCATCCGTGAGAATTACAACAGTAGACAATTTTCAAGGAGACGAAAATGATATAATATTGTTATCGCTTGTAAGAAGTAATATGGAAAACGAAATAGGCTATTTATCCGAAGCAAATAGAGTTTGTGTTGCTCTATCAAGGGCAAAAAAAGGACTTTACGTGGTTGGCaattttgaacttttaaaattgaaatcagCGCTGTGGAAAAATATTGTCAATGATGCTGAAAAGGAGAAATGTTTTGGCACTGAGCTACAGCTAACATGtcagaatcacaaaaatacaacatACGTTTCTAAACCAGATGATTTTGATAAGGTTTCAGATGGCGGATGTGAAAAACCTTGCAAAATCAAGAGACAATGTGGGCACATATGTTTAAGAAAATGTCATGTTGATGATCCAGATCACGAAGGCATTTGTCCAAACCAATGTCACAGACAAGTATGCGAAATGGGACATAGATGCATAAAACCATGCCACTATCCAAACTCGTGTGAGAAATGTAATGCTATCGTAGTAAAGACGATTCCAAAATGTCAGCATAGAAAACGTATGCCATGTCATAAAGATCCACAGTCTGCATCATGCGATGAACGATGTCAAGCTATTATCTCTTGTGGTCATCGTTGTCAGAAACAGTGTACAGATTCTTGTAATATTGAAGACGACTGCAAGGAGTTTGTAAAGATAAACGCTCGTTGTGGACATGAGGTTACGGCTCCATGTTATACCAAATATGATGCTCCTTGTAAGTTGTCGTGTAAGGGAATATTGAAATGTGGCCACGTATGCAAAGGAACACATTCCGAATGTAGTCAAGGAAGACTTCACAAACCATGTGAAGCAAAATGCGCAAGAAACTTGGTATGTGGACATATTTGTAAGGGTTATTGCAACAACCGTTGTCCACCTTGTACACAGATATGCGATCGGAAATGTATTCATGGCGATCGATGTAAAAACAGATGTGGTGATAGCTGTATACAGTGTACTAAACTTTGTAAATGGGCATGCAAAGCAGAATGTCCAAACAAATTCAAGTGTGGCAAAGTATGTATGAAACTTTGTCAAAGACCAAGATGTAATACACTTTGTAACACTATACTAAATTGTGGCATCGGTCACAAATGTACGGGACTATTATGCGAAATTTCAAAGTGTGTTTGTAAAGTGTGCGAGAACCTGACAGAAATACCATTTGGATGTGAAGAAGATAATGCCATATTGATTAGGTTAGAAGACTGCACATGCGTTTTAGAAGTTAATGGACTAGACCAATACATTTCAAGCGTTATGAATAATACCAGAGCTGAAATCAAGTCTTTGAAGTGCCCAAATTGCAGCACAAATATATCAAAGTCAAACAGATATTCTAACGAACTGAAAGTTATCAACAAAAACGTTTGTGAGGTATTTCAGACCATTCGAAATATTGAAGAAGGTACTGATCTCAATGAAAAGCAGAATGATACAAGACAGAAACTTACTGATTATGAATTTGATCTACCTCATGACATATTCACTAAATTAGAGGAAAAAGTTGAAAATGCCAGATCAGCCGATATTCTGAATATGATAAGCGATCAGTTAACGTTTTATGAGGAAATTCATAGCCTCAGACATGAAACTGTCCCATTTGAATGCCGACGGCTAATAAAAGCATGGTTAGATCGACTAGAAAAATGGGTGTTTTTAATGCGAAGCAGATATGCAAAGCaagaacattttgaattttacctaGAAATACGACGACTGCAACTTCTACTTGaaattcataaatttaaaacagaagTCTATGCACGAGATGAAGGACTCGAACTCCCTGATATTATTGAAAAGTACTTGCTTAAACTTGAATCTGTTGAAGTCGTGGAAGAAGAAGAATTATCGAAAATGAGAAAGGAAACAGACGAAGTCTCTTCTAAAATGATTGGTCGTACACTTACGGATATGCGAATGATCAAGCCAGTCATGAGGAATGACTTTAGTGGATCGGGTCATTGGTACAAATGTAAAAAGG GGCATTACTATTCTATAGGAGAATGTGACATGCCAGTGAAGAAAATAAAATGTCCGCAGTGTGGTTTGGCAATTTGA